In Blastopirellula marina, the sequence GGAGATGGCAACGTCGGCCATGACGAAGCGAGATCTTCCTCGAATGCCTTCCAAGAAACCTTGGAACCGCGATTCAAGGCGATCATCGAAAGCGAGACTCCCACGACTTTTTTCCTCTCGGACAAGACCGCGAATCGTGAACTCACTAAGTGATACGCTACATCCGAATTTTAAACCTTTCGATCTCGTAAACCAATGAAATTCCGAACGTGTCTCTTCAAATAGTTTTTCACTGCCACATTCCCCTTGCGGACATCTTGACAAAGCAGATTGTGTTTCCTCGCTGCGAATAAGTCGATCGTTATTCCACAACGATTTCTCGCCACTTGCTTAACAATTAAGATCACTCTTCTGACATAAACAACAGGACCTCGCATGCCCACCGTCGCAATTATCGGAGCCGGGATCTCCGGACTTATCTGTGCTCGCAAGCTGTCGTCTCGATTTGACGTAACACTGTTTGACAAGTCGCGCGGCGTATCAGGCAGAATGGCAACACGTCGCGGCGGACAAGACGAGGCCTCGTTTGACCATGGTGCTCAATATTTCACCATTCGCAGCAACCTGGTTACCCCCCTGCTCGAAGAGTGGATCGACGATGGAATTGTCGCAATGTGGCGAGGTAATGTTTGCATCTTGCGGCCCAACCTGAAGGTTCAACGCGAACCGACACCACGTTACGTCTCGATGCCAGGCATGAATTCGCTGGGCAAGCACCTGGCCCGATTTCTTCATGTTGAAACGAACACACCAATCGAGAAAACAAGTCGTACTTCCAGGGGCTGGACATTGACCACACCCGATGGAGCCGAGCATGGACCATTCGATATTCTGGTCAGTACCGCTCCGCCGCGGCAGACACTGACTATCGTGGGCGACGACGTACCATTTGCATCGATACTTGCCAACCAGCAGTTTGATCCCTGTTGGGCCACGATGATTCATTTCGAGAAGCCCGTTCCTGTTTCGTACGATGCCGCTTTCGTCCACGAAAACCCACTGCGTTGGATCTGCCGCAACAACAGCAAGCCGGGACGAAATCCAGACCAGGAATGTTGGGTGCTTCATACGGCCCCGAACTGGGCGAAAGAGCATCTGGAAGAGACGCCGGAAGAGGTTACCCCCAAGTTGCTTGCCGCCTTTTCGACCGCCATCGGGCAGAAGCTTGGCAACATTCAACACGCGACCAGTCACCGCTGGCGATTTAGTGCCCCTGCCCAGCCGCTTGAACAAGGGCATCTATGGGATCCGCGATCTCAACTGGGGATAGCTGGTGACTGGTGCTCAGGGGCGCGAGTCGAGGGCGCGATCCTCAGTGGGCTGAGTTTGGCGGAGAAAATCGCTAGTTAACCTCAAACTCATTGAAACTTTTTCCCTCTGCTGAGCCATACTTGGGTAGGAACAGTACCAATCTTTTCCGGAACACCCCCAGCAGAAACTTCCGAGGCACCATGTTCGCTATGCGAATTCTTGGCAACATTCTCTTTGCACTGACCATCATTCCCATCCTTTCGCTTTCGGCCCTCGCGGACGATTCTGTGGAAATCGCCCCCAATGGAAGCTTCGAGATCCCTAACGCCGAGGCGACCTGGCCAGCAGAGTGGAGTGGTGTCAAGGTTGGTGGCAGTTGGGAAACGGAGGACGGCAATCGCTTTCTGCGGCTGAAGAGCCCACAGCCTGGCGAGATGGTGATGCTGTACCAGGAAATCAAGCTGCCGACCGATGTGAGTGCTTTGAAACTGACCTGGAAGCAGCGTGTGAGCGACCTGAAGAAAGGGAAGAACTCGTGGTTCGATGCGCGGATCATGCTCGAGTTCATCGACGATCAGCATCAAAAGGTATCGCCAACCCCCAGTGCCGCCGCGACCGGCAAGGACACCGCTGGCTGGGTTGAGCGTGAAGTGGAATTCCTTGTTCCTGAAGGAGCCTACTGGCTGAAGTTCATGCCGGCCCTCTTTCAAGTCGAATCAGGCACATTCGATCTCGATGACATCTCGCTCAAGCCGATCGACCCGGCCCCGCTTCGAGAAGAGATGGAACGAAAGGCTCAAGAGCGTCTCGCCAAGCAACAGACCGACGCGGCCAAGCGACGCGAGAAAGCTCAGGCAACGCTTGAACAGTGGGGATCGCTCATTCCCAACGGCAGCTTCACCGAACAAACCAAGGGGCTTCCCACGGCCTGGGGGAAGATGTCTGGCGATCTTTCCTGGCAGACCGAGGGGGAGAACACGTTTCTGCGCATCCACAGTTCGCAGCCTGGGAAGCTGGCAATGCTTTATCGCACGTTCGATATCCCTGCTGGTACCACCGCACTCGAACTGACCTGGAAGCAGCGCATCTCGGAACTGAAAACCGGCAAGATGCCCTGGCACGATGCTCGCATCATGATCGAGTTCCAGGGGACCGACGGCAAGAAGCTTGCCGGGAAGCCTTCTCCTGCTTACACGCAAAAGAACACCGATGGCTGGGTTGAAAAGAGCAAAGCGTTCCTCGTCCCTGAAGATGCGTTGACCGTAATCTTGATGCCTAGCTTGTTCGAGGTAACGTCCGGCACGCTGGACATCGACGACCTGACCCTGAAGCCAGCCAGCCCAGAGCCCTTGTTAGCCGCGGCGAAACTTCGTGAGGAAGAAGCCAAGATGCGGGAAGTACCCCGCGAAGAACCGAACCCGGCCAACTGGCCCAAGATGCTGAAAGTGGTCGGCAATCGCGTTCAAGATACCGACGGCAACGATGTGTGGCTGCAAGGGGTCAATGCTGGCGGCCTGGAAACGCTTCCACAAGACAAGCAGCAAATCAAATCGACCGTCGTTGCCATTGACGAGTGGAAAGCGAATTGTGTTCGCGTCCCGATCAAAGATGAATTCTGGTACGGCCAAAGCCCTTACCAGAACGATGGCGGGAAAGAGTACCGCGAAACGATCGACCGAATTGTCAACCTGGCGGCCAACCGAGGTGCCTACGTGGTTCTCGATCTACATCGCTATCGCGCGCCAAAGCAGGAATACGCCGACTTCTGGAAAGACTGTGCGACCGTTTACAAGAATCATCCAGTCGTGCTGTTTGACCTGTTGAATGAACCCCACGGCATTACCTGGGAAGTGTGGCGAAATGGCGGCTTTGTGGGCACCAAAAGCGGAACCGATGAGTCGGCGTTCCTGGATGAAGAAGACAAGACGAAGAACCAAGGATTCGAGTCGATCGGCATGCAGGCACTCGTCGATGCCGTTCGTTCGACCGGTGCCAAAAATATTGTGATCGCTGGCGGCCTGGCGTGGTGCAACGACCTGACTGGAATTGCCGAAGGATATGCCTTAGACGACCCGACCGGCAACGGCATCATGTACTCGTGGCACACCTATCACTGGCACACCGACTGGGAGAAACGCGTCCTCCCGGCCGCCGCGAAGTATCCGATCTTCCTCGGAGAAGTGGGGGCCGACATCAAAAAGATGGACTTCATTCCGGCTGAGGCTCAGGAAGATCCTTATACCTGGGTTCCCGACATGCTGGGCTTCATTCAGAAACATCATATCCATTGGACTGGCTGGTGTTTCCACCCGAAAGCTTCTCCGATCATGATTTCGGATTGGAAGTACACCCCCACACCGTTTTGGGGGCAGTTCGCCAAAGACGCGTTGGGTGGCAAGAAGTTTGAACTGAAAAGAACTCGCTAGCAGTTTTCATCCTGGCTGAATCCCCTTTCCCTTGCTTGCTCTTCCTGGTTAAGTTGATGCCTTACCAGGGAAAGTATAGGTGACGAGGATTCATGTTCTGGATTGAAGAAGCAATGCTGGTGGCAGGGACGCTCCTTTTGTTGGGCGTGATCACTAGCAAAATCTCAGCTCGCTATGGTGTTCCGATGCT encodes:
- a CDS encoding NAD(P)/FAD-dependent oxidoreductase, encoding MPTVAIIGAGISGLICARKLSSRFDVTLFDKSRGVSGRMATRRGGQDEASFDHGAQYFTIRSNLVTPLLEEWIDDGIVAMWRGNVCILRPNLKVQREPTPRYVSMPGMNSLGKHLARFLHVETNTPIEKTSRTSRGWTLTTPDGAEHGPFDILVSTAPPRQTLTIVGDDVPFASILANQQFDPCWATMIHFEKPVPVSYDAAFVHENPLRWICRNNSKPGRNPDQECWVLHTAPNWAKEHLEETPEEVTPKLLAAFSTAIGQKLGNIQHATSHRWRFSAPAQPLEQGHLWDPRSQLGIAGDWCSGARVEGAILSGLSLAEKIAS
- a CDS encoding cellulase family glycosylhydrolase yields the protein MFAMRILGNILFALTIIPILSLSALADDSVEIAPNGSFEIPNAEATWPAEWSGVKVGGSWETEDGNRFLRLKSPQPGEMVMLYQEIKLPTDVSALKLTWKQRVSDLKKGKNSWFDARIMLEFIDDQHQKVSPTPSAAATGKDTAGWVEREVEFLVPEGAYWLKFMPALFQVESGTFDLDDISLKPIDPAPLREEMERKAQERLAKQQTDAAKRREKAQATLEQWGSLIPNGSFTEQTKGLPTAWGKMSGDLSWQTEGENTFLRIHSSQPGKLAMLYRTFDIPAGTTALELTWKQRISELKTGKMPWHDARIMIEFQGTDGKKLAGKPSPAYTQKNTDGWVEKSKAFLVPEDALTVILMPSLFEVTSGTLDIDDLTLKPASPEPLLAAAKLREEEAKMREVPREEPNPANWPKMLKVVGNRVQDTDGNDVWLQGVNAGGLETLPQDKQQIKSTVVAIDEWKANCVRVPIKDEFWYGQSPYQNDGGKEYRETIDRIVNLAANRGAYVVLDLHRYRAPKQEYADFWKDCATVYKNHPVVLFDLLNEPHGITWEVWRNGGFVGTKSGTDESAFLDEEDKTKNQGFESIGMQALVDAVRSTGAKNIVIAGGLAWCNDLTGIAEGYALDDPTGNGIMYSWHTYHWHTDWEKRVLPAAAKYPIFLGEVGADIKKMDFIPAEAQEDPYTWVPDMLGFIQKHHIHWTGWCFHPKASPIMISDWKYTPTPFWGQFAKDALGGKKFELKRTR